One genomic window of Portunus trituberculatus isolate SZX2019 unplaced genomic scaffold, ASM1759143v1 PGA_scaffold_205__4_contigs__length_1045770, whole genome shotgun sequence includes the following:
- the LOC123500360 gene encoding oocyte zinc finger protein XlCOF15-like isoform X1, with amino-acid sequence MSEQQQQQESASGEAGSSGHRGERKFLCQQCDKILASREGLRLHTLRHRGVRNYKCLECGKKFVTKSDLNTHTLRHSGVKNYECVECEKKFITRSDLAIHTLTHSGGRNHDCLECGKKFTTKSSLTTHSLIHSGIRNHECLECGKKFTKKGHLTKHTLIHSGVRNYECLECGKKFTTKYNLTTHTLTHRSVKDYECEECGKDFLPLLLLTDTPSDTLT; translated from the coding sequence ATGAgtgaacaacagcagcagcaggagtctGCCTCAGGTGAGGCAGGCAGCTCTGGccacagaggagagagaaaatttttgtGTCAGCAGTGTGATAAAATTTTAGCATCCAGAGAAGGCCTCAGACTACACACCCTGAGGCACAGAggtgttagaaattataagtgtctggaatgtggaaagaaatttgtCACAAAGTCtgatctcaacacacacaccctgaggcATAGTGGTGTTAAGAATTATGAGTGTGTGGAATGTGAAAAGAAATTCATCACAAGGTCTGATCTTGCCatacacaccctgacacacagtggtggtaGGAATCATGactgtctggaatgtggaaagaaatttaccACAAAGTctagcctcaccacacacagcctgataCACAGTGGTATCAGAAAtcatgagtgtctggaatgtggcaagaaattTACTAAAAAGGgtcacctcaccaaacacaccctgatacacagtggtgtgagaaattatgagtgtcttgaatgtggaaagaaattcaccacaaagtataatctcaccacacacacactgacacacagaaGTGTTAAAGATTATGAGTGTGAGGAATGTGGTAAAGATTTCCTACCATTGCTACTCTTGACAGACACGCCTTCAGACACACTGACTTGA